A window of Terriglobia bacterium genomic DNA:
GGCATACCGCTATCCGATCCTTCGGTTTCTTTACGGCGAATCTTCTTTCGGTGGTATCAACCTTAACGACTAGCTTGCCAGCGCCGCGAGACGGATTCCCATCCCACACGACCTGGATTTTGCCAGCAGCCAAGTTGTCGAAGAACTTCTTGATCGCTTGTGCGCGCCAGTCGTTTGGGAAGGCGTCAGCGAACTCTTTGACTCGGGCGACGTGCGAATCGCGGTTCTTCGATCCAAGCTTACTGTCGGAAATCCCAAAATAGTATTCCAGGTTGTCCGTAAGAAATTGCGGATTCCCGCCTGACGAGCGTGAATTGATCACTTCCTTGGGGACGCGGTGCAGCGGCGCAAACCTGTCCGGTTTCTTCTTCCCTTTTTCGTCGCGTTGTTCGACGCCTCGGTAATGCAGGTTAACGAAGTTCCCGCCACCATCGATCTCCAACAGCCAATGAATGGTTACATTGTCGTCGAAGGCATCGGCCACGATCCCTTGTTCTGCTGCTGGCTTGACGCTGTCCCCGTATTCCTTGAGGGCTTGCAGGATCATGGCTCAATTTCTCCTTTCTCGATTTCACGTTCGTGAATCCGATTGGCACGGCGGAGCACGTCTTCGCGGGTGTCCAGGCTGCCCTGCCTGACGACAGCGTCGAAAAACTTGGCGTACAGCCGATCGCCGTCGTTTGTATAAACTATGTCGTAAAGCATGCGGCCCAGCGGTTCGCCGACTTCGCCAACACCATAGGTCTTCAGCGCTTCTGAAGGCAACGGTTCACCAGCATCGTCAGTGACCTTAGCTTCAACAGGAGCGAATTGCACGCAAAGCTCGCGGCAGCCAAACGAAGGCCGATGGTAGCACTGCCCTTTCAGGACTCGTCGGGTGAAGGTAGCCTGGTATTTTCGGATGTTGTCAATTAGGCGCAGTCCACCAAACCGGCTTTGCAGTTTGGCCTTCTCCTTCTGGAGAACTATTTGAGCGAAGATATTGTAAGCCACGTCGGCGAGAGCCAGCATATTTCGTTGCGTGCAATTCTCTTCCTGACCAAGAAGTGGGCTGCTCTGGGTGATTTGCTTCTTGACATCCTTCTTCTCTCGATACCTGCCCTTAATGTCGGCGAGCAGATGCTCCACGGGTTCTTCGCCCGTCAGCCACTTGTCCTTGGCGCGGTTGAGATCAACGACCTTTTGCACTTCGTTTCGGCGAATGGAAACGAAGCGGAGCGGTCGAAGGACCTCGATGCGCGTGATGGCGAAGCTGAATTCAGGTTTGAACAGGATTGCCTCTAGAATGCCACGGGCAGCAGATGGCGTCATAACAGGGTAGGAAACTCGTTCGACTTTGAATTCCGGCCGTGTGAAGCAGGCGAGCGCACCCCACACTTTGACCGAGACTTCACCAAGCGGCGGTTTGTAGTATTGTTTTAGCATGCGAAATCCTGTGGCCAGTGGCCGTTGAGGTTGAGGCCGTATTCCGAATGATACGCGGTGGTGAAGAAAACGCCTGGAATGATTTCCTCAAAAAGCATTCTATAGGTACGGAACTCGTGCTCGTAGATGTTGACCTGAAAACGCCGGACCATCCGCATCACGCGCGACAGTCGGCCCGAAGTAAATTGCGTTGCGCGGATAAGGCGCTTGAGTCGTTGTACGGAATGGCGTCGCCCCGACCAGCCCACAAACACAGAGGTCGTCGGTGAATCAATCACTTGGAATGCTTTGGCAGTATCCTCAAAGGCCAAGCTGGGTCGCGAGTCCCGGTTTATCTTCCGGTCTCGGAAGTCCGGGTGAGTCGGCTGGTCGAGTGAATCCAGTCGAAAGAGCCGATCGTAGTAGCGGACAAATGTTTCCGGGTTGTCCAAGTCTTGCTTCCAAAACGAGGACTGAGTCTCGGTCGTTCCCTGCTGGTATATCGCGGACGGTGGGAGCTTCATTTTTTCCTCTCGCCCCTCGTCCTCCGGCGTGAACAGGACGACCCGGCCCTTCTGCGGGCGAACCCCGTGCCGGTTGCAACGACCCGCAGCTTGAACAATGGAATCCAGCGGGCCAACAGCCCGAAAAAGAACAGGAAAGTCAATGTCCACGCCGGCTTCGATACATTGCGTTGCCACAAGAGCGAATTTCTGCTCGGTTTTCAGCAGGTCGGCAGCTTCTTGCAAAATTTCCCGGCGGTGAGCAGGGCAAAGGTTTGTAGACAAATGGAGGACGCGAACGCCCCGCTTCAATAGTTCGCAGCAGAGCGCGTGGGCATGGCGCTTGAGGTTCACGACGGTCAGGCTCTGCGAACAGTCCTGGATCGCGTCGGCGATTTGTGGCCATGCGCTCAAGCCGGGCAGACTTTCTTCCCAATCGTAGTTCACACGAGAGGTGATGGTGAACGGGCGCGCTGCGTCGCTGATCCTGTAGAGCGGCGGGAATCGTTGCAGCGTTGCTTGGATTGGCTTGTTGTTTGGCAGGGCAGAGGCGTATTCGCCGAATCGGATCGCGCTCTGAACCGTCGCGCTGAAATCAGGGAGTGTCGCTGACATGAAGACGAAGGAAGTCCCTGCAAACTCAGAAAACTGCTGGAGCATTGCTAGGAGAGGCAGGAGAAGATGGCGAGGAAAATTTTGCACCTCATCAAAAATCACGACCGAGTTGGCAAGGTTATGTAGCTTGCGGCTAGTGGCTGGCGTGTCGGTGAACAGACTCTCAAAGAATTGAACCGTCGTAGTCACAATGATGGGGGCGGACCAGTTTTCTGCGGCCAGGTCCAGCGCAGTTGGATTGTCGTCGCCGACCGGCTTGGGAGAAGAAGTGGATAGGCTATGATGTTCAAGCACTGCCATCTGACCGAACGCCTCTCGGAATTCTTTCGCCACTTGGTCAATGATGCTGAGGTATGGCTCGACGACAATCACGCGTCGCAAGCCGTGCTTCTCCGCGTGGCGCAAAGCAAAGTTCACGGACGCGAGTGTCTTTCCGCCGCCGGTTGGCACGTTTAGAGTGAACATGCCTCGCGGAAGCTGCGAATCCCGCTCGCAGGACAACCGAACGGATTCGCGGAGGGTGCGGACTTCGTCCGATTGTTCGAGGGCCGATTTCTTGCCAATGAAGCTGTCGAGCATTCGGCACAATTCGGAAACAGTCGGTGCCTGCCTGCGGTAGTTTTCGCGGGTGTCAGCCTTGTATTGTTGAGTAAACCGTTCCGTGTCCAGCCGGTCAGCATCCACAAGCGCGGAGAACAACAGCCGCGTCAAGAACTCACAAGCGAGTGGATCTTTTCCTTGCGAACGCAGTGCTGGCCGATGGTTTGGCAAGTCCTCCAGATGCTCAATACCCCGTCGGAGTTGGTCGGCTTCGTGTGTCCCCCTGGTCTTGTCAAATTGCTCTTTGACGTCAGCAAGCGCAGTTTTGACCAACTCCATCGAAGGGCCGGCAACATTTTCCTGCCGCTGAATCCTTTCTTTATTCACAGCCATTCCATTCGGAAGGCCAGCGTGGTGACCACCAATAGCGAAGCTAGCGGCCATGAAACCGGCAGAGCCTCCACGTTGGCAAACGCTGCTGCCCGCGTAAGCATGAGGAGCTTCCTCCTCCAATCCGCGCAACATGAGTTGAAATTTGCGGCGGTATTTCCCGAGGTCGTGAAGCAAGCCAGCCAAGAAGCCTTCTTCGCCAAGCTTGAAAGCTTCGGCAAGCTTGCACGATTGTTCGGCGACGTTAATGAGATGGCTGGAAAGGGGCTGCCACCCGAGTTGAATTTCGGCCAGGTCTGCGAGTGTGTGCGACGCGCCAGTTCGTCTTGCAAACTCCTGTGCGGTCAGGCGCTCGTTTGCGAACTCCACGAACGTAAAAAGGTTTTCACCTTTCGAGGTTTTCAAAGTATGCGCGTAGAAGTTCATCTTCAGCTCATGCCTTCCCGCGGGCTGCACAGCCGCTGCTCGAACACCATATCCAGAAACGCGGGAATGACGTTGTTCTCGCTCACGCAGATTGAGGTGGTCTCCAGGAACAGACTGATATAGTACGGCAAGAAGTCTTTCCAGGCGAGACAGGGTGTGTAGAAGCATTGGCAACCCTCCAGCCAACCGTTGAAGGTATCTACGCGAGCATCCGCAGCGCATTGCCAATCCGGTGATACTTGTTTTTCGCCATTGGGGGCTCGGTTCCAAGCCACTTCAGGATAAAGCCGATTGGAACGGCCTACCTTATTTTCCGTTTGTACAAAAAAAGCCATGCTAGCTGTTGGATGGATAGATGGGGAAAAGCTACTACTTCGGGGCCTGTTGAACGCTCCTACCTTACTGCGAGCTGGACCGAAAAGCAAACTGATTCTTTAGCAGTGTCGTTAGTACATGATATGTCCGGTGTAAATGGCAAGTGAAGTGTCCGCTCAAAGCGGCGTAAGGTAGGGCTTTTGTCAGGAGGCCGACATGAAGCTCTACCCGGAGCGCGCGTTAAGGCGGGCCATGAAGATTCAAGAAGTGATCCTGAGGGCGATGGCGAAGAAGATTAACTGGATTCAAGCGGCGGAGATCATTGGGATCAGTCCGCGGCAGATGCGGCGGTGGGTGGAGCGGTATGAGGAATATGGGTATGACGGGCTGTACGACCGGCGGTTGGGGCAGCCGAGTCCGAAACGGGTGGCGGTGGCGATGGTGGAGCAGGTGCTGCGGTTATATCAAGACCGCTACTTTGATTTGAATGTGCGGCACTTTCACGAGAAGCTGAGGGAGGAACACGGGATTCCGCTAAGCTACAGCTGGGTGAAGAAAGCGCTGCAGGAAGCGGGCTTGGTGAAGAAGCGGCGAGCCCGGGGGGTGCATCGGCGGCGACGCGAGCGGCGGCCGCTGCCGGGCATGCTGGTGCACATCGATGGGAGTCGGCATCGGTGGTTTCAAGACGGGCGGTATTTCGATTTGATTGCGATTCTCGATGATGCCAGCAGCGAGATCTACTATGCGCAGTTGGTGGAAGAGGAGTCGACGCGGACGGTGATGGCGGGGTTGCGGGCGGTGGTGGAGGAACGGGGGATTTTCTGCGCGCTCTACAGTGATCGGGGCAGCCATTTCTTCGTGACGCCGAAGGCGGGCGCGGGGGTGGATCGGGAGCGGGTGACGCAGGTGGGACGGGCGCTGGGGCAGTTGGGGGTCCACATGATCGCGGCCTATTCTCCGCAGGCCCGGGGGCGCAGTGAGCGCAACTTCCAAACTTGGCAGGGACGACTCCCGCAGGAGCTTCGCTTGCGGCAGATCACGACGCTGGAAGAGGCCAATGACTTCCTGCGCCAGCACTACATCGCCGAATTCAACCGTCGCTTTGCGGTGAAAGCAGCGCAGCCCGGCACCGCCTTCGTCTCGGCGCGCGGGCGGAATCTGGATGAGATTTTTGCCGTGCAACAGGAGCGCGTGGTGAACGGCGACAACACCGTGCGGTTCGACAATCAAGTCCTGCAGATCGAGCCGACGCGTTGGCACCGCAGCCTGGCGGGCTGTCGCGTCATCGTCTTCGAGCACCTCGACGGAAGCCTGACGATCGGTTACGGGGCTCACCGCCTCGGCCCTTACGACCCCGCCCCGGTCGGCCCCATCGCCGTGCTGCGGCCTCGTCCCAAGCCGCTTGTGGAAAAGCCGGTGGATTCACAGAAAGAAAAAAAGAAGCAAAAAAAGAAAGAACCATGGCCTGATGGAAAAGTGGAAATCCCAAAAAGCGGGATTCCCACTTTCCCACAGGCCTCATCATCATCATTTCAACAAAAAGTACTCTCAACCTAAAAGCGGACATTTCACTTGCTAAAAAGAGCGGACATTTTAATTTGCTAACAACAACTGATTCTTTAGCAGGCCAGGTTTGTCACGTGTGCGTTATTTCCGGTGAACCCCCATTTGCTGGCGACCTGCGTTGCAGGGAGTTGTGCGCCCTCGGGAGCGCAGGGAATAAAAAACCCGGGCCAATGGACCGGGCTGTTTAACTACGAGGAGATTGTTTTCGTATTATCATCACGGGGGCGCACGTCTGTGCGCCCCTACGAGGAAGAACAAAGACAGCGGCTGTTTATGTTCCTTCACTCCAGGACGCGAGGTATTCGATCTGCTCGGGGGTCAGTGTGTCGATGGAAACGCCCAGGCTCTCGAGCTTCAGCCGGGCAATCTCTTTGTCGATTTCCTCGGGAACCCCGTACACTCTTTTCTCGAGTTTGCCGGCGTTGCGGGCCATCCATTCCGCCGAAAGGGCCTGGTTCGCAAAAGACATGTCCATGACGGAGGCGGGATGCCCCTCCGCACTAGTGAGGTTGATCAGTCGACCCTCACCCAACAAGAACAAACGCCGCCCGTCGGCCATCTTGTACTCTTCGACAAAATCACGCACCGTGCGCTTCGTTGCGGCCATCGACTCCAGCGCCGGGATTTCGATCTCCACATTGAAGTGGCCCGAATTGGCCAAGATCGCGCCGTCCTTCATCTTCTCAAAGTGCTCTTTGCGGATGACCAGTTTGTCACCGGTCAAGGTAACGAACACGTCGCCTCGCGGCGCCGCCTGGGCCATCGGCATCACCTGGAATCCATCCATGACCGCCTCGATCGCTTTGGTGGGATCGACCTCGGTCACAATGACATGGGCGCCCATCCCCTTCGCCCGCATCGCGACCCCGCGGCCGCACCAGCCATAGCCGGCCACCACGAAGGTGGAGCCGGCCAGCAGGATGTTCGTAGCCCGGATAATCCCGTCAATCGTGGATTGGCCGGTGCCGTAACGGTTGTCAAACAGATGCTTCGTTTGGGCATCGTTGACCGCGATGATCGGGTATTTCAGGGCGCCATCCCGAACCATCGATTTCAACCGGATGACACCGGTGGTGGTCTCCTCGGTTCCGCCCACGATATTCGCCAACAGGTCAGTTCGCTTGGAATGAAGAACGCTGACCAGATCAGCCCCGTCATCCATCGTCATGTGAGGTTTGTGATCCAGCGCTGACGTAATATGGGAATAATAGGTGGCGTTGTCCTCCCCCTTGATGCAAAAGCTCGGAATTCCATGGTGCACCACTAAGGAGGCGGCGACGTCATCCTGCGTGGACAAAGGATTGGAAGCACACACGACGACCTGCGCTCCTCCGGCCTTTAGGGTCAATGCCAGGTTCGCGGTTTCGGTGGTGACGTGCAAGCAGGCCGAGAGACGGAGGCCTTGGAGCGGTTTCTCGGCCTCAAACCTTTTGCGGATCAGGCGCAGGACCGGCATCTGCCGCTCCGCCCATTCGATGCGATTGCGTCCCTTTTCGGCAAGCGCGGCATCCTTGATATCGCTTTTCACTTTGACTGTTGTGCTCATGAGGACTCCTGAAATGAAAAAAGAGGGACAGACACCTGCTTTGCTGCCATTCCTACGAAGCTGCTTAAGAAAAGGTGTCTGTCCCTATCTCGAGATCGATCCTGAATTGCTAAGCTTTGGCCCCGACGGGGAGATCCAGTCTCGCGCCGGTGCGCAGTGCTTCGGCCTTGTTCGTTTGCTCCCAGGTGAAATCCTTTTCCGATCGACCAAAATGGCCGTAGGCGGCAGTCTTCTTGTAGATCGGGCGTCGAAGATTCAAGTATTCAATAATCCCGCGCGGACGCAGTGGAAA
This region includes:
- the cas5c gene encoding type I-C CRISPR-associated protein Cas5c; the encoded protein is MLKQYYKPPLGEVSVKVWGALACFTRPEFKVERVSYPVMTPSAARGILEAILFKPEFSFAITRIEVLRPLRFVSIRRNEVQKVVDLNRAKDKWLTGEEPVEHLLADIKGRYREKKDVKKQITQSSPLLGQEENCTQRNMLALADVAYNIFAQIVLQKEKAKLQSRFGGLRLIDNIRKYQATFTRRVLKGQCYHRPSFGCRELCVQFAPVEAKVTDDAGEPLPSEALKTYGVGEVGEPLGRMLYDIVYTNDGDRLYAKFFDAVVRQGSLDTREDVLRRANRIHEREIEKGEIEP
- the cas3 gene encoding CRISPR-associated helicase Cas3' is translated as MAGGLPMLLHTLSRLERLLAVLYQSVPGDHLNLREREQRHSRVSGYGVRAAAVQPAGRHELKMNFYAHTLKTSKGENLFTFVEFANERLTAQEFARRTGASHTLADLAEIQLGWQPLSSHLINVAEQSCKLAEAFKLGEEGFLAGLLHDLGKYRRKFQLMLRGLEEEAPHAYAGSSVCQRGGSAGFMAASFAIGGHHAGLPNGMAVNKERIQRQENVAGPSMELVKTALADVKEQFDKTRGTHEADQLRRGIEHLEDLPNHRPALRSQGKDPLACEFLTRLLFSALVDADRLDTERFTQQYKADTRENYRRQAPTVSELCRMLDSFIGKKSALEQSDEVRTLRESVRLSCERDSQLPRGMFTLNVPTGGGKTLASVNFALRHAEKHGLRRVIVVEPYLSIIDQVAKEFREAFGQMAVLEHHSLSTSSPKPVGDDNPTALDLAAENWSAPIIVTTTVQFFESLFTDTPATSRKLHNLANSVVIFDEVQNFPRHLLLPLLAMLQQFSEFAGTSFVFMSATLPDFSATVQSAIRFGEYASALPNNKPIQATLQRFPPLYRISDAARPFTITSRVNYDWEESLPGLSAWPQIADAIQDCSQSLTVVNLKRHAHALCCELLKRGVRVLHLSTNLCPAHRREILQEAADLLKTEQKFALVATQCIEAGVDIDFPVLFRAVGPLDSIVQAAGRCNRHGVRPQKGRVVLFTPEDEGREEKMKLPPSAIYQQGTTETQSSFWKQDLDNPETFVRYYDRLFRLDSLDQPTHPDFRDRKINRDSRPSLAFEDTAKAFQVIDSPTTSVFVGWSGRRHSVQRLKRLIRATQFTSGRLSRVMRMVRRFQVNIYEHEFRTYRMLFEEIIPGVFFTTAYHSEYGLNLNGHWPQDFAC
- the ahcY gene encoding adenosylhomocysteinase, producing the protein MSTTVKVKSDIKDAALAEKGRNRIEWAERQMPVLRLIRKRFEAEKPLQGLRLSACLHVTTETANLALTLKAGGAQVVVCASNPLSTQDDVAASLVVHHGIPSFCIKGEDNATYYSHITSALDHKPHMTMDDGADLVSVLHSKRTDLLANIVGGTEETTTGVIRLKSMVRDGALKYPIIAVNDAQTKHLFDNRYGTGQSTIDGIIRATNILLAGSTFVVAGYGWCGRGVAMRAKGMGAHVIVTEVDPTKAIEAVMDGFQVMPMAQAAPRGDVFVTLTGDKLVIRKEHFEKMKDGAILANSGHFNVEIEIPALESMAATKRTVRDFVEEYKMADGRRLFLLGEGRLINLTSAEGHPASVMDMSFANQALSAEWMARNAGKLEKRVYGVPEEIDKEIARLKLESLGVSIDTLTPEQIEYLASWSEGT